In Lacibacter sp. H375, one DNA window encodes the following:
- the rsmA gene encoding 16S rRNA (adenine(1518)-N(6)/adenine(1519)-N(6))-dimethyltransferase RsmA: MEYTLKKSLGQHFLKDESISKRIVEAVMDEHPQHLVEVGPGAGAITKYFLQYQDLDFKAVELDAEKITYLEHTFPAIKGKLLHQSFLDAACPFTERFMIVGNFPYNISSQILFKVLDWKEQVDCVVGMFQKEVAQRVASKPGSKAYGILSILVQAYFEVEYLFDVDEQAFNPPPKVKSGVIKMKPIKTIPLMQSEQKFKLLVKTAFNQRRKMLRNGVKGLFDPEELKDELFNKRAEQLSVDDFAALTFRMR, translated from the coding sequence GTGGAATACACACTCAAAAAATCGTTAGGTCAGCACTTTTTAAAAGACGAGTCAATTTCAAAAAGAATTGTAGAAGCTGTTATGGATGAACATCCACAGCATTTGGTAGAAGTTGGACCCGGTGCCGGTGCCATCACCAAATATTTTTTACAATACCAAGATCTTGATTTTAAAGCGGTGGAGCTGGATGCTGAAAAGATCACCTATCTCGAACATACTTTTCCAGCTATCAAAGGAAAATTGCTGCATCAAAGTTTTTTGGATGCTGCATGTCCCTTTACGGAACGGTTTATGATAGTAGGTAACTTCCCTTACAACATTTCATCACAGATTTTATTTAAAGTGTTGGATTGGAAAGAACAAGTTGATTGTGTGGTAGGGATGTTTCAGAAAGAAGTGGCGCAACGTGTAGCATCCAAACCCGGATCAAAAGCGTATGGTATATTGAGCATTTTGGTGCAGGCTTATTTTGAAGTAGAGTATTTGTTTGATGTGGATGAGCAGGCATTCAATCCGCCACCAAAGGTGAAAAGCGGAGTTATAAAGATGAAACCAATAAAAACAATTCCATTAATGCAAAGTGAACAGAAGTTCAAATTGCTTGTTAAGACTGCATTTAATCAACGAAGAAAGATGTTGCGCAACGGGGTGAAAGGTTTGTTTGATCCGGAAGAATTAAAAGATGAATTGTTTAATAAACGGGCAGAACAACTATCAGTAGATGATTTCGCAGCACTTACATTCAGGATGAGGTAG
- a CDS encoding T9SS type A sorting domain-containing protein produces MKQLLLSLFLFLTLTNQTLTAQQIKARFGVDGDLRANFFNNFLQVGNDDWFSNNVIVGPGVGDFVIDTTGAAGILARYTSQPATRNYPFFRNMRYPQFHVLNGMLLVDGIFIRDHHGDDSTIFASGSNKNGMNPNTWTTPVAQSVPDKNEILDMFMHVRRDGDGTETNDSLWLFGGVSIENTSGDRYFDFEMYQTDIYYDKPNLNFKGYGPDDGHTSWKFDASGNILSAGDIILTAEFGTGLRMVEARIWVHKDALLLTPTAFNWVGTPGNYTFDGAINGATYGYAAIQPKAGGVFYNGLTSRNNTWAGPFKLVLGSQAVVDNYTADQFMEFSVNLSKLGLDPLVREGDVCGLPFRRILVKSRASTSFTAALKDFVGPFSFFRAPSAEIETDFPVLCPAGVAEVYVTNPLSTSVYNWSTIGGNIVGPTSGDRITASQAGTYIVSQTLMDSCGTVYATDTVTITQYAACDVLAGKPYNFNARLQSKSGMISWNSDSEEGISYFQVERSANGIDYTSVGGRISPRSSGAYSELDDLVNFRSTEVFYRLKYVGSGGQVFYTNAIRLFIRRNNGFELVVSPNPATNLFRINFTSDRNQTAEITVTNSIGSVVYRSIEQVNTGINEWMVTEAAKWSPGQYVIQCKVGDEIFRKRIVVSH; encoded by the coding sequence ATGAAACAACTTTTACTCAGTTTGTTTCTCTTTCTTACCCTAACCAACCAAACACTAACAGCACAGCAGATCAAAGCAAGATTTGGTGTTGATGGTGATTTGAGAGCTAACTTTTTCAATAACTTTTTGCAGGTTGGTAACGATGACTGGTTCAGTAATAATGTTATTGTTGGTCCGGGTGTTGGAGATTTTGTTATTGATACTACTGGTGCTGCAGGTATTCTTGCGAGATATACTTCGCAACCGGCAACCCGAAATTATCCCTTCTTCCGTAACATGCGTTACCCACAGTTTCATGTGTTAAATGGTATGTTATTGGTTGATGGTATTTTTATTCGTGACCACCATGGTGATGACTCAACAATTTTCGCATCAGGTAGTAACAAGAACGGGATGAACCCAAATACATGGACGACACCAGTAGCACAAAGTGTACCTGATAAGAACGAAATTCTTGACATGTTTATGCATGTGCGCAGAGATGGAGATGGCACCGAAACAAACGACTCACTATGGCTCTTTGGAGGTGTATCAATTGAGAATACAAGCGGTGACCGTTATTTCGATTTTGAAATGTATCAGACAGATATTTATTACGACAAACCTAATTTGAATTTTAAAGGATATGGACCCGATGACGGACACACATCCTGGAAGTTTGATGCTTCCGGTAATATTTTAAGTGCAGGTGATATTATTTTAACGGCTGAATTTGGTACTGGCCTCAGAATGGTTGAAGCTCGGATATGGGTGCATAAAGACGCCTTACTTTTAACACCAACAGCTTTTAATTGGGTTGGTACGCCCGGTAACTATACGTTTGATGGTGCAATTAACGGTGCCACTTATGGTTATGCAGCTATTCAGCCTAAAGCCGGAGGAGTATTTTATAATGGTTTAACAAGTAGAAACAATACATGGGCCGGGCCATTTAAACTTGTGTTGGGTAGCCAGGCGGTTGTAGATAATTACACAGCCGATCAGTTTATGGAATTTTCTGTAAACCTCAGTAAGCTTGGTCTTGATCCATTGGTTAGAGAAGGCGACGTGTGTGGTTTGCCATTCAGAAGAATATTGGTGAAATCAAGAGCATCTACTTCATTCACGGCGGCACTGAAAGACTTCGTAGGGCCTTTCAGTTTTTTCCGTGCACCAAGTGCAGAGATCGAAACAGATTTCCCGGTACTTTGTCCGGCTGGTGTTGCAGAAGTTTATGTAACTAATCCATTGTCTACATCAGTTTACAACTGGTCAACCATTGGAGGTAATATAGTAGGTCCAACATCAGGCGACCGTATTACTGCAAGCCAGGCAGGTACTTATATAGTAAGTCAAACGTTGATGGATAGTTGTGGAACAGTTTACGCAACAGATACTGTTACCATTACACAATACGCAGCTTGCGATGTTCTTGCGGGCAAACCATATAATTTCAATGCCCGATTGCAAAGCAAATCAGGTATGATTAGCTGGAATAGTGATAGCGAAGAAGGTATTTCTTATTTCCAGGTAGAACGCAGTGCAAATGGCATTGATTACACTTCCGTTGGTGGTCGTATTTCGCCTCGTAGCAGTGGCGCTTATTCAGAACTGGACGATCTTGTCAATTTCCGGTCTACCGAAGTATTTTATCGATTAAAATATGTAGGCTCAGGCGGACAAGTATTTTATACAAATGCAATACGATTATTCATTCGTCGCAATAACGGATTTGAGTTAGTTGTGTCACCTAACCCTGCTACTAATCTTTTCCGGATAAACTTCACTTCAGATAGAAATCAAACCGCTGAGATCACTGTTACAAACAGTATTGGATCGGTTGTCTACAGAAGCATCGAGCAGGTAAACACTGGTATTAATGAGTGGATGGTAACTGAAGCTGCTAAGTGGAGCCCTGGTCAGTATGTTATTCAATGTAAAGTGGGGGATGAAATATTCAGAAAACGAATCGTCGTTTCACATTAA